The Novosphingobium resinovorum nucleotide sequence GATGTGGATGAAAGGCCGCGCGGTGCTCAACACGGCCTTCGGGTATGACCGCGCCTCGACACGCAAGGCGCTGATCGAGGCGGTTACACGGCTGATCCGACCCGCCGGATAATTCCGGCAGGGTCGCGATCATTACCCGGCATACCGGGGATAGTCGGTATAGCCGCATCCTCCGCCGACATAGGCGTAGTCGAAGTTCGCTGCGGCCAATGGCCGGTCTTCGCGCATGCGCTCCACCAGATCGGGATTGGCGATGTAGGGGCGTCCGAACGATACCGCATCGGCCTGCCCTGCGGCGATGAACGCATCAGCGGTCGCCGCGTCGAAGCTGCCGTTCTGGATCACCGCTCCGGCATAGGACGCGCGCAGCCGGTCCATGACCGGATGCCGGGGCTTTTCCATGAATCCCGCCGCGATCGGCTCGATCAGATGGACATAGGCGATGCCGAACTCACCGGCGATCTGCCCGATCGTTTCGGCGAGGGCGCCGGGGTCTTCATCACCCATGCCCTTGCGTTCGCTGGTGGGGCTGATCCGCAGGCCGATGCGGCCCGGATTGACCTGTGCCGCCACGACCTCGATGATCTCCCGCAGCAGGCGCGCCCGGTTGGAGACTTCGCCGCCATAGCCGTCGCTGCGCAAGTTGGTCTTCGACTGGAGGAACTGGTCGATGATGTAGCCGTTGGCGCCGTGAATCTCGACGCCGTCGAACCCTGCGGCAACCGCATTGCGCGCCGCCGCTCCGTAACTCGCGACGACGCGGTCGATATCGGCCTGGTCCATTTCGCGCGGGACGACGTAGGGCTTCATCGGCAGGAAGCCGCCGGTGTAGTCGGGCGGCGGCGGAGCCATCGTTTCGCCTTCTCCGGCGATTGCCGAAGGACCGATCGGCAAGTCTCCGCCGAGATAGTCAGGCAGGACGAGACGGCCCATATGCCACAACTGGGCGAACATCCGCCCACCGGCGGCATGGACGGCGTCGGTGACCACACGCCATCCCGCGACCATCTCCGGGTTGTAGAGGCCCGGCGCGCCATACCAGCCCATGCCGAGCGGATCGACGGCGGTGGCCTCCGACACGATCAGCCCGCAGTCGGCGCGCTGGGCGTAGTACTGCGCCATCAGCGCGGTGGGCACCTGGTCCGGGCCCGAGCGGGCGCGGGTCAGCGGGGCCATGATGACACGGTTGGGCAGGTCTAGCGTCCCGATCAGGACCGGCGCAAAGAGGTGCGGGTGCATGCCGGTCATGCCACGCTCCTTCCGTGCGCTTCCCAATAGGGCGCGCGCAGATCCTTCTTCGAGATCTTGCCGCTGGGGATCAGCGGGAAGCTTTCCATGAAGACGACGCGCTTGGGCACCTTATACCCGGCAAGGGCCGTGCGGGCATGGGCGATGACTTCGGGTTCGGTGACGGTGCCGCCGGGATGACGGATGATGCATGCCATGACCGCTTCCCCCCAGCGCGCATCGGGCACGCCGATCACCGCGACGGTCGCGATTTCCGGATGGGTGGAGAGCACGTTCTCCACTTCGGCGCAGTAGATGTTCTCGCCGCCCGACACGATCATGTCCTTGAGGCGATCTACGATGTAGTAGAGGCCTTCCGCATCCCGGCGCGCGACGTCGCCAGTGTGATACCAGCCGTGCCTGAGCACCTTGGCGGTCGCCTCGGGCTGGTTCCAGTAGCCGGTGGTGATCGACGGTGTACGGATCAGCAGCTCGCCGGGCTCGTCGATGCCCAGCTCGTTGCCCTGCGCATCGACGATGCGGAACTCGATCAGCGGCAGCGGCCGTCCGCAGCTCTGCAGCTTGGCCTCGTTGTCGAGGTCATGCTCGTCCGGGCGCAGGATGGAGAAGGCACCGCCCGCCTCTGTGGCGCCGTAGAACTGCATGAACTTGCCCGGCATCCGCACGATCGCGCGCTTGATGAGGCCGAGCGAGATCGGCGATCCGGCATAGAGCGTCAGCCGGATCGAGGTGAAATCGGTGTCGGCGGCGCGCGGATGATCGAGCAGCATCTGCAGCATCGTCGGTGTCAGCGTCACCAACGTGGGACGGTCGCGCTGGATGGCTTCGCAGACGAGCCCGGGATCGAACTGCCGCACCACCGAAATGGCGACGCCGTTGTAAAGGCACTGGAAAGCGATGCCGATCGAAAGCAGGTGGAAATTCGGCAGAGGATTGATGAAGATGTCGCCGTCCACCCACTCATAGGCGGGTTCGAGATGCTCGCACAGGCGCATGCGGTTGAAGCCGCCGTGGCTGAGCATCACGCCTTTGGGTACTCCCGTCGTTCCGGAGGTGTAGAGCTGGACGGCGATGTCCTCCTCGCTGATGAACAGGTCGGGGCGGGTGTCGGGGTAGTGGGCGCACTGGGCTTCGATGCTGTCGGCCTCGTCGAACCATATCGCCGCCGGAGCATGCCCGGCGATGGCTATGGCCTCGTTCCACAGGGTTTCCATCGAGCGCTCGACCAGCACCACGCTAGCGCGGCTGTCCGCAATCAACTGCGCCAGTTCG carries:
- a CDS encoding class I adenylate-forming enzyme family protein encodes the protein MWLYPEVRTMGEFIEYHARHTPDRRALVYGQRNISFAEYDRAANRIANALVARRIGPGDRIGFLGLNSPDFYFSLIASAKTRGAFTVFNWRLAAGELAQLIADSRASVVLVERSMETLWNEAIAIAGHAPAAIWFDEADSIEAQCAHYPDTRPDLFISEEDIAVQLYTSGTTGVPKGVMLSHGGFNRMRLCEHLEPAYEWVDGDIFINPLPNFHLLSIGIAFQCLYNGVAISVVRQFDPGLVCEAIQRDRPTLVTLTPTMLQMLLDHPRAADTDFTSIRLTLYAGSPISLGLIKRAIVRMPGKFMQFYGATEAGGAFSILRPDEHDLDNEAKLQSCGRPLPLIEFRIVDAQGNELGIDEPGELLIRTPSITTGYWNQPEATAKVLRHGWYHTGDVARRDAEGLYYIVDRLKDMIVSGGENIYCAEVENVLSTHPEIATVAVIGVPDARWGEAVMACIIRHPGGTVTEPEVIAHARTALAGYKVPKRVVFMESFPLIPSGKISKKDLRAPYWEAHGRSVA
- a CDS encoding alkene reductase, whose translation is MTGMHPHLFAPVLIGTLDLPNRVIMAPLTRARSGPDQVPTALMAQYYAQRADCGLIVSEATAVDPLGMGWYGAPGLYNPEMVAGWRVVTDAVHAAGGRMFAQLWHMGRLVLPDYLGGDLPIGPSAIAGEGETMAPPPPDYTGGFLPMKPYVVPREMDQADIDRVVASYGAAARNAVAAGFDGVEIHGANGYIIDQFLQSKTNLRSDGYGGEVSNRARLLREIIEVVAAQVNPGRIGLRISPTSERKGMGDEDPGALAETIGQIAGEFGIAYVHLIEPIAAGFMEKPRHPVMDRLRASYAGAVIQNGSFDAATADAFIAAGQADAVSFGRPYIANPDLVERMREDRPLAAANFDYAYVGGGCGYTDYPRYAG